Proteins encoded by one window of Chanos chanos chromosome 7, fChaCha1.1, whole genome shotgun sequence:
- the LOC115816581 gene encoding E3 ubiquitin-protein ligase TRIM39-like isoform X1, producing MASSSSLLSDEQFQCSICLDVFTDPVSTPCGHNFCMTCIKTYWDTSSHCHCPLCKENFTIRPELKINTTLRDVVAHFKRRGNVAKHGEVSCDVCTGNKLKALKSCLVCLTSYCEHHLEPHQRVLALKRHKLIDPVKNLEDYICKKHERPLELFCRDDQTCVCQFCTEGEHRTHNTVPIEEESKRRKNHLGIVQMDVHRLIRDRLRKIQEIKQKVKLSKTTTEKKTAESIEILTALMRSIERVQAEFLELMEEKQKTAEKEAEGVIKKLEQEIRDLKRRDIELEQLSHTEDLLHLLQIYPSVCSPPHTKDWTDISIKTAVSVDTLRRVWSQIEELLEKGFNNHMLLVFSELESVQQYAVDVTLDPNTANPNLILSNDRKQVTHGDTQQNLPNNPARFGNYLSVLGKEGFSSGRIYYEVQIGEKTDWDLGVARESIERKGNSALNPENGFWTVWLRNGNEYTALTGPVLLSLKQKPQKVGVFVDYEEGLVNFYDVEAKSHIFSFTGQSFTEKLYPYFNPCTNNGGKNSAPLIITPVSE from the exons atggcttcctccagcagtctcctgtctgaCGAGCAGTTCCAGTGTTCtatctgtctggatgtgttcactgatcCAGTCTCTACTCCATGTGGACACAACTTCTGTATGACCTGTATCAAAACATACTGGGACACAAGTTCACACTGCCACTGCCCACTGTGTAAAGAGAACTTTACCATAAGACCCGAACTTAAGATCAATACAACCCTCAGAGATGTTGTGGCTCATTTTAAAAGGAGGGGTAATGTTGCCAAACATGGAGAAGTGTCCTGTGATGTCTGTACTGGTAACAAATTGAAGGCTCTTaagtcctgtctggtgtgtctaACCTCTTACTGTGAACATCACCTGGAGCCTCATCAGAGAGTCTTAGCCTTGAAGAGACACAAACTGATTGATCCTGTGAAGAATCTGGAAGATTATATCTGTAAGAAACATGAGAGacccctggagctgttctgtagagatgatcagacatgtgtgtgtcagttctgtactgAGGGAGAGCACAGAACTCACAACACTGTTCCCATAGAGGAGGAGAGTAAGAGGAGGAAG AATCACCTGGGAATCGTACAGATGGACGTGCATCGGTTGATCCGGGACAGACTCAGAAAGATTCAAGAGATCAAACAGAAAGTCAAACTCAGTAAA acaaccacagagaaaaagacagcagaaaGCATTGAGATCTTAACTGCTCTCATGAGATCCATTGAGAGAGTCCAGGCTGAGTTTCTTGAGttgatggaggagaaacagaaaacagcagagaaggaGGCTGAGGGAGTCATTAAAAAACTGGAGCAGGAAATACGTGATCTAAAGAGGAGAGACATTGAGCTGGAacagctctcacacactgaagacctcctccacctcctacag ATTTACCCATCTGTGTGCAGCCCTCCACACACCAAGGACTGGACTGACATCAGTATTAAgactgctgtgagtgtggaCACTCTGAGAAGAGTTTGGTCTCAGATTGAGGAATTACTCGAGAAG ggatTTAACAACCACATGCTTCTTGTCTTCTCAGAACTGGAGAGTGTTCAGCAATATGCAG TGGATGTGACCCTGGATCCTAATACAGCAAATCCAAACCTCATCCTGTCtaatgacagaaaacaggtgacacatggagacacacaacAGAATCTCCCTAACAACCCAGCGAGGTTTGGTAACTATCTCAGTGTCCTAGGAAAGGAGGGGTTCTCCTCCGGGAGAATTTATTATGAGGTGCAGATCGGTGAGAAGACTGATTGGGATTTAGGCGTGGCCAGAGAGTCCATTGAAAGGAAAGGGAATAGTGCACTGAACCCGGAGAATGGATTCTGGACTGTGTGGCTGAGGAATGGGAATGAGTATACGGCTCTCACTggtcctgtcctcctctctctgaaacagaaaccccagaaggtgggggtgtttgtggattatgaggagggtctggtcaACTTTTATGACGTGGAGGCCAAGtctcatattttttctttcactggtcagtctttcacAGAGAAACTCTATCCATACTTCAATCCCTGTACGAATAACGGAGGTAAAAACTCTGCTCCCCTGATCATCACTCCTGTTTCAGAATGa
- the LOC115816581 gene encoding E3 ubiquitin-protein ligase TRIM39-like isoform X2, translated as MASSSSLLSDEQFQCSICLDVFTDPVSTPCGHNFCMTCIKTYWDTSSHCHCPLCKENFTIRPELKINTTLRDVVAHFKRRGNVAKHGEVSCDVCTGNKLKALKSCLVCLTSYCEHHLEPHQRVLALKRHKLIDPVKNLEDYICKKHERPLELFCRDDQTCVCQFCTEGEHRTHNTVPIEEESKRRKNHLGIVQMDVHRLIRDRLRKIQEIKQKVKLSKTTTEKKTAESIEILTALMRSIERVQAEFLELMEEKQKTAEKEAEGVIKKLEQEIRDLKRRDIELEQLSHTEDLLHLLQIYPSVCSPPHTKDWTDISIKTAVSVDTLRRVWSQIEELLEKMVGKFINEENTELVFSELESVQQYAVDVTLDPNTANPNLILSNDRKQVTHGDTQQNLPNNPARFGNYLSVLGKEGFSSGRIYYEVQIGEKTDWDLGVARESIERKGNSALNPENGFWTVWLRNGNEYTALTGPVLLSLKQKPQKVGVFVDYEEGLVNFYDVEAKSHIFSFTGQSFTEKLYPYFNPCTNNGGKNSAPLIITPVSE; from the exons atggcttcctccagcagtctcctgtctgaCGAGCAGTTCCAGTGTTCtatctgtctggatgtgttcactgatcCAGTCTCTACTCCATGTGGACACAACTTCTGTATGACCTGTATCAAAACATACTGGGACACAAGTTCACACTGCCACTGCCCACTGTGTAAAGAGAACTTTACCATAAGACCCGAACTTAAGATCAATACAACCCTCAGAGATGTTGTGGCTCATTTTAAAAGGAGGGGTAATGTTGCCAAACATGGAGAAGTGTCCTGTGATGTCTGTACTGGTAACAAATTGAAGGCTCTTaagtcctgtctggtgtgtctaACCTCTTACTGTGAACATCACCTGGAGCCTCATCAGAGAGTCTTAGCCTTGAAGAGACACAAACTGATTGATCCTGTGAAGAATCTGGAAGATTATATCTGTAAGAAACATGAGAGacccctggagctgttctgtagagatgatcagacatgtgtgtgtcagttctgtactgAGGGAGAGCACAGAACTCACAACACTGTTCCCATAGAGGAGGAGAGTAAGAGGAGGAAG AATCACCTGGGAATCGTACAGATGGACGTGCATCGGTTGATCCGGGACAGACTCAGAAAGATTCAAGAGATCAAACAGAAAGTCAAACTCAGTAAA acaaccacagagaaaaagacagcagaaaGCATTGAGATCTTAACTGCTCTCATGAGATCCATTGAGAGAGTCCAGGCTGAGTTTCTTGAGttgatggaggagaaacagaaaacagcagagaaggaGGCTGAGGGAGTCATTAAAAAACTGGAGCAGGAAATACGTGATCTAAAGAGGAGAGACATTGAGCTGGAacagctctcacacactgaagacctcctccacctcctacag ATTTACCCATCTGTGTGCAGCCCTCCACACACCAAGGACTGGACTGACATCAGTATTAAgactgctgtgagtgtggaCACTCTGAGAAGAGTTTGGTCTCAGATTGAGGAATTACTCGAGAAGATGGTAGG TAAGTTTATAAATGAAGAGAACACAGAA CTTGTCTTCTCAGAACTGGAGAGTGTTCAGCAATATGCAG TGGATGTGACCCTGGATCCTAATACAGCAAATCCAAACCTCATCCTGTCtaatgacagaaaacaggtgacacatggagacacacaacAGAATCTCCCTAACAACCCAGCGAGGTTTGGTAACTATCTCAGTGTCCTAGGAAAGGAGGGGTTCTCCTCCGGGAGAATTTATTATGAGGTGCAGATCGGTGAGAAGACTGATTGGGATTTAGGCGTGGCCAGAGAGTCCATTGAAAGGAAAGGGAATAGTGCACTGAACCCGGAGAATGGATTCTGGACTGTGTGGCTGAGGAATGGGAATGAGTATACGGCTCTCACTggtcctgtcctcctctctctgaaacagaaaccccagaaggtgggggtgtttgtggattatgaggagggtctggtcaACTTTTATGACGTGGAGGCCAAGtctcatattttttctttcactggtcagtctttcacAGAGAAACTCTATCCATACTTCAATCCCTGTACGAATAACGGAGGTAAAAACTCTGCTCCCCTGATCATCACTCCTGTTTCAGAATGa
- the LOC115816581 gene encoding E3 ubiquitin-protein ligase TRIM39-like isoform X5 — translation MASSSSLLSDEQFQCSICLDVFTDPVSTPCGHNFCMTCIKTYWDTSSHCHCPLCKENFTIRPELKINTTLRDVVAHFKRRGNVAKHGEVSCDVCTGNKLKALKSCLVCLTSYCEHHLEPHQRVLALKRHKLIDPVKNLEDYICKKHERPLELFCRDDQTCVCQFCTEGEHRTHNTVPIEEESKRRKNHLGIVQMDVHRLIRDRLRKIQEIKQKVKLSKTTTEKKTAESIEILTALMRSIERVQAEFLELMEEKQKTAEKEAEGVIKKLEQEIRDLKRRDIELEQLSHTEDLLHLLQIYPSVCSPPHTKDWTDISIKTAVSVDTLRRVWSQIEELLEKMVGWMMEFELESVQQYAVDVTLDPNTANPNLILSNDRKQVTHGDTQQNLPNNPARFGNYLSVLGKEGFSSGRIYYEVQIGEKTDWDLGVARESIERKGNSALNPENGFWTVWLRNGNEYTALTGPVLLSLKQKPQKVGVFVDYEEGLVNFYDVEAKSHIFSFTGQSFTEKLYPYFNPCTNNGGKNSAPLIITPVSE, via the exons atggcttcctccagcagtctcctgtctgaCGAGCAGTTCCAGTGTTCtatctgtctggatgtgttcactgatcCAGTCTCTACTCCATGTGGACACAACTTCTGTATGACCTGTATCAAAACATACTGGGACACAAGTTCACACTGCCACTGCCCACTGTGTAAAGAGAACTTTACCATAAGACCCGAACTTAAGATCAATACAACCCTCAGAGATGTTGTGGCTCATTTTAAAAGGAGGGGTAATGTTGCCAAACATGGAGAAGTGTCCTGTGATGTCTGTACTGGTAACAAATTGAAGGCTCTTaagtcctgtctggtgtgtctaACCTCTTACTGTGAACATCACCTGGAGCCTCATCAGAGAGTCTTAGCCTTGAAGAGACACAAACTGATTGATCCTGTGAAGAATCTGGAAGATTATATCTGTAAGAAACATGAGAGacccctggagctgttctgtagagatgatcagacatgtgtgtgtcagttctgtactgAGGGAGAGCACAGAACTCACAACACTGTTCCCATAGAGGAGGAGAGTAAGAGGAGGAAG AATCACCTGGGAATCGTACAGATGGACGTGCATCGGTTGATCCGGGACAGACTCAGAAAGATTCAAGAGATCAAACAGAAAGTCAAACTCAGTAAA acaaccacagagaaaaagacagcagaaaGCATTGAGATCTTAACTGCTCTCATGAGATCCATTGAGAGAGTCCAGGCTGAGTTTCTTGAGttgatggaggagaaacagaaaacagcagagaaggaGGCTGAGGGAGTCATTAAAAAACTGGAGCAGGAAATACGTGATCTAAAGAGGAGAGACATTGAGCTGGAacagctctcacacactgaagacctcctccacctcctacag ATTTACCCATCTGTGTGCAGCCCTCCACACACCAAGGACTGGACTGACATCAGTATTAAgactgctgtgagtgtggaCACTCTGAGAAGAGTTTGGTCTCAGATTGAGGAATTACTCGAGAAGATGGTAGGGTGGATGATGGAATTCG AACTGGAGAGTGTTCAGCAATATGCAG TGGATGTGACCCTGGATCCTAATACAGCAAATCCAAACCTCATCCTGTCtaatgacagaaaacaggtgacacatggagacacacaacAGAATCTCCCTAACAACCCAGCGAGGTTTGGTAACTATCTCAGTGTCCTAGGAAAGGAGGGGTTCTCCTCCGGGAGAATTTATTATGAGGTGCAGATCGGTGAGAAGACTGATTGGGATTTAGGCGTGGCCAGAGAGTCCATTGAAAGGAAAGGGAATAGTGCACTGAACCCGGAGAATGGATTCTGGACTGTGTGGCTGAGGAATGGGAATGAGTATACGGCTCTCACTggtcctgtcctcctctctctgaaacagaaaccccagaaggtgggggtgtttgtggattatgaggagggtctggtcaACTTTTATGACGTGGAGGCCAAGtctcatattttttctttcactggtcagtctttcacAGAGAAACTCTATCCATACTTCAATCCCTGTACGAATAACGGAGGTAAAAACTCTGCTCCCCTGATCATCACTCCTGTTTCAGAATGa
- the LOC115816581 gene encoding E3 ubiquitin-protein ligase TRIM39-like isoform X3 — MASSSSLLSDEQFQCSICLDVFTDPVSTPCGHNFCMTCIKTYWDTSSHCHCPLCKENFTIRPELKINTTLRDVVAHFKRRGNVAKHGEVSCDVCTGNKLKALKSCLVCLTSYCEHHLEPHQRVLALKRHKLIDPVKNLEDYICKKHERPLELFCRDDQTCVCQFCTEGEHRTHNTVPIEEESKRRKNHLGIVQMDVHRLIRDRLRKIQEIKQKVKLSKTTTEKKTAESIEILTALMRSIERVQAEFLELMEEKQKTAEKEAEGVIKKLEQEIRDLKRRDIELEQLSHTEDLLHLLQIYPSVCSPPHTKDWTDISIKTAVSVDTLRRVWSQIEELLEKMLLVFSELESVQQYAVDVTLDPNTANPNLILSNDRKQVTHGDTQQNLPNNPARFGNYLSVLGKEGFSSGRIYYEVQIGEKTDWDLGVARESIERKGNSALNPENGFWTVWLRNGNEYTALTGPVLLSLKQKPQKVGVFVDYEEGLVNFYDVEAKSHIFSFTGQSFTEKLYPYFNPCTNNGGKNSAPLIITPVSE, encoded by the exons atggcttcctccagcagtctcctgtctgaCGAGCAGTTCCAGTGTTCtatctgtctggatgtgttcactgatcCAGTCTCTACTCCATGTGGACACAACTTCTGTATGACCTGTATCAAAACATACTGGGACACAAGTTCACACTGCCACTGCCCACTGTGTAAAGAGAACTTTACCATAAGACCCGAACTTAAGATCAATACAACCCTCAGAGATGTTGTGGCTCATTTTAAAAGGAGGGGTAATGTTGCCAAACATGGAGAAGTGTCCTGTGATGTCTGTACTGGTAACAAATTGAAGGCTCTTaagtcctgtctggtgtgtctaACCTCTTACTGTGAACATCACCTGGAGCCTCATCAGAGAGTCTTAGCCTTGAAGAGACACAAACTGATTGATCCTGTGAAGAATCTGGAAGATTATATCTGTAAGAAACATGAGAGacccctggagctgttctgtagagatgatcagacatgtgtgtgtcagttctgtactgAGGGAGAGCACAGAACTCACAACACTGTTCCCATAGAGGAGGAGAGTAAGAGGAGGAAG AATCACCTGGGAATCGTACAGATGGACGTGCATCGGTTGATCCGGGACAGACTCAGAAAGATTCAAGAGATCAAACAGAAAGTCAAACTCAGTAAA acaaccacagagaaaaagacagcagaaaGCATTGAGATCTTAACTGCTCTCATGAGATCCATTGAGAGAGTCCAGGCTGAGTTTCTTGAGttgatggaggagaaacagaaaacagcagagaaggaGGCTGAGGGAGTCATTAAAAAACTGGAGCAGGAAATACGTGATCTAAAGAGGAGAGACATTGAGCTGGAacagctctcacacactgaagacctcctccacctcctacag ATTTACCCATCTGTGTGCAGCCCTCCACACACCAAGGACTGGACTGACATCAGTATTAAgactgctgtgagtgtggaCACTCTGAGAAGAGTTTGGTCTCAGATTGAGGAATTACTCGAGAAG ATGCTTCTTGTCTTCTCAGAACTGGAGAGTGTTCAGCAATATGCAG TGGATGTGACCCTGGATCCTAATACAGCAAATCCAAACCTCATCCTGTCtaatgacagaaaacaggtgacacatggagacacacaacAGAATCTCCCTAACAACCCAGCGAGGTTTGGTAACTATCTCAGTGTCCTAGGAAAGGAGGGGTTCTCCTCCGGGAGAATTTATTATGAGGTGCAGATCGGTGAGAAGACTGATTGGGATTTAGGCGTGGCCAGAGAGTCCATTGAAAGGAAAGGGAATAGTGCACTGAACCCGGAGAATGGATTCTGGACTGTGTGGCTGAGGAATGGGAATGAGTATACGGCTCTCACTggtcctgtcctcctctctctgaaacagaaaccccagaaggtgggggtgtttgtggattatgaggagggtctggtcaACTTTTATGACGTGGAGGCCAAGtctcatattttttctttcactggtcagtctttcacAGAGAAACTCTATCCATACTTCAATCCCTGTACGAATAACGGAGGTAAAAACTCTGCTCCCCTGATCATCACTCCTGTTTCAGAATGa
- the LOC115816581 gene encoding E3 ubiquitin-protein ligase TRIM39-like isoform X6, protein MASSSSLLSDEQFQCSICLDVFTDPVSTPCGHNFCMTCIKTYWDTSSHCHCPLCKENFTIRPELKINTTLRDVVAHFKRRGNVAKHGEVSCDVCTGNKLKALKSCLVCLTSYCEHHLEPHQRVLALKRHKLIDPVKNLEDYICKKHERPLELFCRDDQTCVCQFCTEGEHRTHNTVPIEEESKRRKNHLGIVQMDVHRLIRDRLRKIQEIKQKVKLSKTTTEKKTAESIEILTALMRSIERVQAEFLELMEEKQKTAEKEAEGVIKKLEQEIRDLKRRDIELEQLSHTEDLLHLLQIYPSVCSPPHTKDWTDISIKTAVSVDTLRRVWSQIEELLEKHMLLVFSELESVQQYAVDVTLDPNTANPNLILSNDRKQVTHGDTQQNLPNNPARFGNYLSVLGKEGFSSGRIYYEVQIGEKTDWDLGVARESIERKGNSALNPENGFWTVWLRNGNEYTALTGPVLLSLKQKPQKVGVFVDYEEGLVNFYDVEAKSHIFSFTGQSFTEKLYPYFNPCTNNGGKNSAPLIITPVSE, encoded by the exons atggcttcctccagcagtctcctgtctgaCGAGCAGTTCCAGTGTTCtatctgtctggatgtgttcactgatcCAGTCTCTACTCCATGTGGACACAACTTCTGTATGACCTGTATCAAAACATACTGGGACACAAGTTCACACTGCCACTGCCCACTGTGTAAAGAGAACTTTACCATAAGACCCGAACTTAAGATCAATACAACCCTCAGAGATGTTGTGGCTCATTTTAAAAGGAGGGGTAATGTTGCCAAACATGGAGAAGTGTCCTGTGATGTCTGTACTGGTAACAAATTGAAGGCTCTTaagtcctgtctggtgtgtctaACCTCTTACTGTGAACATCACCTGGAGCCTCATCAGAGAGTCTTAGCCTTGAAGAGACACAAACTGATTGATCCTGTGAAGAATCTGGAAGATTATATCTGTAAGAAACATGAGAGacccctggagctgttctgtagagatgatcagacatgtgtgtgtcagttctgtactgAGGGAGAGCACAGAACTCACAACACTGTTCCCATAGAGGAGGAGAGTAAGAGGAGGAAG AATCACCTGGGAATCGTACAGATGGACGTGCATCGGTTGATCCGGGACAGACTCAGAAAGATTCAAGAGATCAAACAGAAAGTCAAACTCAGTAAA acaaccacagagaaaaagacagcagaaaGCATTGAGATCTTAACTGCTCTCATGAGATCCATTGAGAGAGTCCAGGCTGAGTTTCTTGAGttgatggaggagaaacagaaaacagcagagaaggaGGCTGAGGGAGTCATTAAAAAACTGGAGCAGGAAATACGTGATCTAAAGAGGAGAGACATTGAGCTGGAacagctctcacacactgaagacctcctccacctcctacag ATTTACCCATCTGTGTGCAGCCCTCCACACACCAAGGACTGGACTGACATCAGTATTAAgactgctgtgagtgtggaCACTCTGAGAAGAGTTTGGTCTCAGATTGAGGAATTACTCGAGAAG CACATGCTTCTTGTCTTCTCAGAACTGGAGAGTGTTCAGCAATATGCAG TGGATGTGACCCTGGATCCTAATACAGCAAATCCAAACCTCATCCTGTCtaatgacagaaaacaggtgacacatggagacacacaacAGAATCTCCCTAACAACCCAGCGAGGTTTGGTAACTATCTCAGTGTCCTAGGAAAGGAGGGGTTCTCCTCCGGGAGAATTTATTATGAGGTGCAGATCGGTGAGAAGACTGATTGGGATTTAGGCGTGGCCAGAGAGTCCATTGAAAGGAAAGGGAATAGTGCACTGAACCCGGAGAATGGATTCTGGACTGTGTGGCTGAGGAATGGGAATGAGTATACGGCTCTCACTggtcctgtcctcctctctctgaaacagaaaccccagaaggtgggggtgtttgtggattatgaggagggtctggtcaACTTTTATGACGTGGAGGCCAAGtctcatattttttctttcactggtcagtctttcacAGAGAAACTCTATCCATACTTCAATCCCTGTACGAATAACGGAGGTAAAAACTCTGCTCCCCTGATCATCACTCCTGTTTCAGAATGa
- the LOC115816581 gene encoding E3 ubiquitin-protein ligase TRIM39-like isoform X4 has protein sequence MASSSSLLSDEQFQCSICLDVFTDPVSTPCGHNFCMTCIKTYWDTSSHCHCPLCKENFTIRPELKINTTLRDVVAHFKRRGNVAKHGEVSCDVCTGNKLKALKSCLVCLTSYCEHHLEPHQRVLALKRHKLIDPVKNLEDYICKKHERPLELFCRDDQTCVCQFCTEGEHRTHNTVPIEEESKRRKNHLGIVQMDVHRLIRDRLRKIQEIKQKVKLSKTTTEKKTAESIEILTALMRSIERVQAEFLELMEEKQKTAEKEAEGVIKKLEQEIRDLKRRDIELEQLSHTEDLLHLLQIYPSVCSPPHTKDWTDISIKTAVSVDTLRRVWSQIEELLEKMVGWMMDNNHMLLVFSELESVQQYAVDVTLDPNTANPNLILSNDRKQVTHGDTQQNLPNNPARFGNYLSVLGKEGFSSGRIYYEVQIGEKTDWDLGVARESIERKGNSALNPENGFWTVWLRNGNEYTALTGPVLLSLKQKPQKVGVFVDYEEGLVNFYDVEAKSHIFSFTGQSFTEKLYPYFNPCTNNGGKNSAPLIITPVSE, from the exons atggcttcctccagcagtctcctgtctgaCGAGCAGTTCCAGTGTTCtatctgtctggatgtgttcactgatcCAGTCTCTACTCCATGTGGACACAACTTCTGTATGACCTGTATCAAAACATACTGGGACACAAGTTCACACTGCCACTGCCCACTGTGTAAAGAGAACTTTACCATAAGACCCGAACTTAAGATCAATACAACCCTCAGAGATGTTGTGGCTCATTTTAAAAGGAGGGGTAATGTTGCCAAACATGGAGAAGTGTCCTGTGATGTCTGTACTGGTAACAAATTGAAGGCTCTTaagtcctgtctggtgtgtctaACCTCTTACTGTGAACATCACCTGGAGCCTCATCAGAGAGTCTTAGCCTTGAAGAGACACAAACTGATTGATCCTGTGAAGAATCTGGAAGATTATATCTGTAAGAAACATGAGAGacccctggagctgttctgtagagatgatcagacatgtgtgtgtcagttctgtactgAGGGAGAGCACAGAACTCACAACACTGTTCCCATAGAGGAGGAGAGTAAGAGGAGGAAG AATCACCTGGGAATCGTACAGATGGACGTGCATCGGTTGATCCGGGACAGACTCAGAAAGATTCAAGAGATCAAACAGAAAGTCAAACTCAGTAAA acaaccacagagaaaaagacagcagaaaGCATTGAGATCTTAACTGCTCTCATGAGATCCATTGAGAGAGTCCAGGCTGAGTTTCTTGAGttgatggaggagaaacagaaaacagcagagaaggaGGCTGAGGGAGTCATTAAAAAACTGGAGCAGGAAATACGTGATCTAAAGAGGAGAGACATTGAGCTGGAacagctctcacacactgaagacctcctccacctcctacag ATTTACCCATCTGTGTGCAGCCCTCCACACACCAAGGACTGGACTGACATCAGTATTAAgactgctgtgagtgtggaCACTCTGAGAAGAGTTTGGTCTCAGATTGAGGAATTACTCGAGAAGATGGTAGGGTGGATGATGGA TAACAACCACATGCTTCTTGTCTTCTCAGAACTGGAGAGTGTTCAGCAATATGCAG TGGATGTGACCCTGGATCCTAATACAGCAAATCCAAACCTCATCCTGTCtaatgacagaaaacaggtgacacatggagacacacaacAGAATCTCCCTAACAACCCAGCGAGGTTTGGTAACTATCTCAGTGTCCTAGGAAAGGAGGGGTTCTCCTCCGGGAGAATTTATTATGAGGTGCAGATCGGTGAGAAGACTGATTGGGATTTAGGCGTGGCCAGAGAGTCCATTGAAAGGAAAGGGAATAGTGCACTGAACCCGGAGAATGGATTCTGGACTGTGTGGCTGAGGAATGGGAATGAGTATACGGCTCTCACTggtcctgtcctcctctctctgaaacagaaaccccagaaggtgggggtgtttgtggattatgaggagggtctggtcaACTTTTATGACGTGGAGGCCAAGtctcatattttttctttcactggtcagtctttcacAGAGAAACTCTATCCATACTTCAATCCCTGTACGAATAACGGAGGTAAAAACTCTGCTCCCCTGATCATCACTCCTGTTTCAGAATGa